The following is a genomic window from Litorimonas taeanensis.
GTTTAGAACGTAATCATACCCTTCTTCCATTGCGAGAAGAGCAGCAAATTCACGTGAACCGCAATCCAAAGCAAATGTTCTAAAGTCACCGTCAATATACCCCAAAGTTGATCGGATATCGCGAACCAATTCCACCAAATTGTTCTCGGAAATATCAACCGCATGAAGTGCTTTTGGTTTGCGTTTAAAAATCTCGCGCGTCACAGCCTGCCCAATGGTACCCGCACCGCCAATAACAAGAAAACGTGATTCTGCGACTCGGGCAGAGAGCTCTTCCTCATGGCGACTAATGTCATTCTTAAACAATAAGTCTTGACGGTCGATAATACTTAAGACGTTCATGAGGATAGCTCCGCAATACGGTTATCTGGGACGGAAGATGATATATTCACAATCCGCTCTTCTAGCCATTTGGCTGTTTTAACGCCATCTGTCTGGCACGATTTAAACATTTCAAGCTCGTTCATCAGCCGCCAAATTGGACGTGTCATAACGCCGGCCGCATTGGTCTGTTTGATGAAGATTTCTCGTTCCTTAGGCGTCTCAAGGCAAATAGCATTCAACCAATTATTCGCTTTCATCCCATCAATAGGCTTTACAAGAGACCACTTATTTTCTTCGCAATATGTAACATAATTTGCGGTGATTTCAGCCTTTATGGCCTGCATAGCAGGTAGCATCTCCATTTGCGCGACCCCAAGAATCGCATTCAAATTTGGCATGCGATAGTTAAACCCTATTCTGTCATGCACAAATTCATAAGGATGCGGGACTTTGGCGGTTGTTGTTATATGTTTGGCTTGGCGCGCTAACTCTTCGTCATTGGTGATAATCATACCACCGCCGCCCGTCGTGATGACTTTATTACCATTGAAAGAAAGAGTCGCAAATTGTCCGAAATTACCAGTATGGGTTCCCCCGACAAAACTGCCCAAGCTTTCTGCGGCGTCTTCGATAAGAGCGATGTTATGCTCTGAACAGATATCAGCGATTTCTTTAATTCTTAGCGGCAAACCAAATGTGTGCATGGGCACGCAGGCCCGGATAACGGCTTTGGTGTCTTTATTGATGCAAACCCCGCCCTCTTGGCGAGTATTCGCTTCAAGCCAATTTTTAAGCGCCGTTGGGCTCATGCCCATCGTATCTTTATCAACATCAATGAATACGGGTTGAGCCTTACAATAAGAAATTGCATTACACGTCGCAATAAATGTGAGTGGTTGCGATAAAACTTCGTCACCTTGTTTTACGCCAGATAGCACTAACGCCGCGTGCAATGCGGCTGTGCCATTTACGGTCGCGACTGCGTATTTAGCCCCTGTGTAATCCGCAATCATATTCTCAAAATCAATGACGCCTTGGCCAACCGATGAAACGAAATTACTGTCAATCACATCGACAAGATATTGACGCTCATTCCCAGCAAAAACGGGACGATGAAGTGGAATGAAGTCTTCCCCATACAGGCTGCGAATGAATGTGATAAAATCATCAACGCGCGTTTCAAACTCTGCCATAATCGACTCTTACATTCTGAAAACGGCCACACCGTTTCATGCAAATTTGCTTTTTAAGGCAGATATATTCACTTGAATTTCGTCGCAGTGTAATCGCAACGCGCCCAAGGTAATGCATTGATATCGCCCCATCAATCTTCAAGGAGCTATTAATACAAAAATTTCACAATTCAAGGCTTCTTGATAGGCTGCGTTCACGCCATCGCTTTGCTAAAACAACTCTAAGAAAAGGCTCTTCACCAAAGAAACTGACGCAAGACCCTCAGCATCACCTTCAAATAGGGAGAGGTATTTCACTCCTCTGAAGTTTACCCCTCGCGGCTCTCCATATGCCAATAAAACTTAGCGTCACTCATGACGCCTTAATTTCGCCGCAAATGCTATCAAAAATGCAGGGTTGAGGGCTTATTTCAACAAAAACATAGGGTAAATAGGTTCTTAATTAAATCGGCGTAGTGGAATTTATTCATCCTTTGTTTAACTGAACATATATAAGGAATGATGCGCTTGCTAAATCACTGTCGTGTTATAAAGAGTGGATTTTTAACGTCCCCACTGATACGGGGCATGGAACTTTAGCTTTTAGAAAAGCCTTTTCGCAGGGTTTTGATAAATGAGGATTTTTACAGTGACTAAACCCGCATTCATCACGCAAATGTCTCAGTCGGTTTCATGGCTTGAATCAAAGCTATTGGCCCGGGTAAACAGCCTGAATCTTAAAAGCATAGTTTGCGTTTTATTCTCCTTCACTCTTCTTACTGCCTGCTCAACCGTTAACAGTCAGTCCTTAGAGGGGCAGCTAGACGCCAATGGTAACCCCGTCTCTGATATGTTTGTTACGGAATTCCCTGAAGTCTCCCTTGATCAGGTTATTGCTCAGTCAAGAAACGATACTTTCAAGGTTGGCGATACGGCTATTGTGTCAGTTTACAATGTGGAAACACTTTCAACGGACTATGTCGTTGACCGCGCCGGCAATATTGTATTTCCGCTTATTGGAACCGTTAAAGTCGCGGGACTAAGTACCTTAGAGGTGCAAGAAGCCTTAGTTGAAAGATATGGCAGCCAATATTTACGCAACCCAAGCATTTCCGTTAAAATTGAAGCCCGTGACCTTGGAAAAATCGTTGTCGACGGCGCCGTTGAAAAGCCTGGTGTTTTTGAACTCAACAATGTCATTCGCTTGACGGAAGCCATTGCCTTGGCTGAAGGCGTTACAAATGATGCCAATCTGAAGGAAGTTTTCATCATAAGAGACGTAAATGGCGAACGCCTGGTACAGAGCGTCAACTTTGAAAATGTTCGGAAGCTAGGGACGGCAGACCCTGTCATTATACCAAATGACGTCGTTTACATACGTGATAGTTTCTCACGTGTTGCCTTCCGCGAATTCCTAAGGACTGTCCCGCTATTAAATACTGCGGCCATCTTAGCCACTCGCTAAGCTCCCCTTTGATTTGCACAATACAGCCATCAAACCGTAACATATTTGTCGTAATTTGAACCTAGGCGTTACGACTCATATTCCCTATACACGCCACACGAACGAGACGTGACATTAAGGAATATCTATGCGTGTTGTAATGGTTGGCACGGGCTATGTAGGGCTCGTATCGGGTGTATGTTTTTCTGACTTTGGTCACGATGTAGTTTGCGTCGACAAAGATGAAAAGAAAATCGAAATGTTGGATGCAGGCGGCATTCCAATTTTCGAGCCAGGGCTAGATGTCTTAGTCTCGAAGAACGTAAAGTCAAAACGCCTTTCTTTCACGTCTGATTTATCAGAAGCGATGAAAAATGCCGATGCGGTCTTTATCGGCGTCGGAACGCCCTCTCGCCGCGGCGATGGTTATGCTGACTTGAGCTATGTTTACGCTGCAACTGAAGAAATTGCTCAAAACATTGCAGCAAGCGATGCGCCTTTCACCGTTGTCGTAACCAAATCAACAGTACCCGTCGGCACAGGCGATGAAGTTGAAGCTATCATTGCAAAACATGTCGATCCGTCCAGATTTGCAGTTGTATCAAACCCTGAATTTTTACGCGAAGGTTCGGCGATTACTGACTTTAAACGGCCTGACCGCGTTGTTGTCGGAACGGAGAACGAAAAAGCTCGCGCTGTAATGCGCGCGATATATCGCCCCCTCTTTATCAATGAAACGCCAATTCTATTCACGACGCGGCGCACATCTGAGCTGATTAAATATGCAGGAAACGCCTTTCTTGCGACCAAGATCACCTTCATTAATGAAATGGCTGACCTGTGCGAAGCGGTTGGCGCTAACGTCCAAGAAGTTGCACGCGGTATTGGCCTTGATAAGCGTATTGGTTCTAAATTCCTTCATGCGGGCCCAGGATATGGGGGGTCTTGTTTCCCAAAAGACACGCTGGCTTTAACGCGCACAGCGAATGAGCATAACTCGCCCGTC
Proteins encoded in this region:
- a CDS encoding polysaccharide biosynthesis/export family protein, yielding MTKPAFITQMSQSVSWLESKLLARVNSLNLKSIVCVLFSFTLLTACSTVNSQSLEGQLDANGNPVSDMFVTEFPEVSLDQVIAQSRNDTFKVGDTAIVSVYNVETLSTDYVVDRAGNIVFPLIGTVKVAGLSTLEVQEALVERYGSQYLRNPSISVKIEARDLGKIVVDGAVEKPGVFELNNVIRLTEAIALAEGVTNDANLKEVFIIRDVNGERLVQSVNFENVRKLGTADPVIIPNDVVYIRDSFSRVAFREFLRTVPLLNTAAILATR
- a CDS encoding LegC family aminotransferase, translated to MAEFETRVDDFITFIRSLYGEDFIPLHRPVFAGNERQYLVDVIDSNFVSSVGQGVIDFENMIADYTGAKYAVATVNGTAALHAALVLSGVKQGDEVLSQPLTFIATCNAISYCKAQPVFIDVDKDTMGMSPTALKNWLEANTRQEGGVCINKDTKAVIRACVPMHTFGLPLRIKEIADICSEHNIALIEDAAESLGSFVGGTHTGNFGQFATLSFNGNKVITTGGGGMIITNDEELARQAKHITTTAKVPHPYEFVHDRIGFNYRMPNLNAILGVAQMEMLPAMQAIKAEITANYVTYCEENKWSLVKPIDGMKANNWLNAICLETPKEREIFIKQTNAAGVMTRPIWRLMNELEMFKSCQTDGVKTAKWLEERIVNISSSVPDNRIAELSS
- a CDS encoding UDP-glucose dehydrogenase family protein — translated: MRVVMVGTGYVGLVSGVCFSDFGHDVVCVDKDEKKIEMLDAGGIPIFEPGLDVLVSKNVKSKRLSFTSDLSEAMKNADAVFIGVGTPSRRGDGYADLSYVYAATEEIAQNIAASDAPFTVVVTKSTVPVGTGDEVEAIIAKHVDPSRFAVVSNPEFLREGSAITDFKRPDRVVVGTENEKARAVMRAIYRPLFINETPILFTTRRTSELIKYAGNAFLATKITFINEMADLCEAVGANVQEVARGIGLDKRIGSKFLHAGPGYGGSCFPKDTLALTRTANEHNSPVTIVQAVIDANNQRKSNMADKIMRTITAHHGGGDVSGKTIAILGLAFKPNTDDMRDAPSLTIIPRLIEAGAKIRAYDPESMKEAKPLLPDIEYLDNAYTCLEGADAVVIITEWDEFRALNMTRVKALLSAPILVDLRNIYRPETMKAHGFTYSNIGRPV